The following DNA comes from Pseudomonadota bacterium.
TCACTGAAAAAGGCGCTGTCCATGCGCATCTCGATAGAGATCCCGGGCAGGGCCGCCCGTACGACAGCGATACAGGCGAGGATGAAGTCCTTGGCCCCATGGGAATCATGCACGTTGTTAAGTTTCATCCATACCGCTGTGCCTGAAGAAAATCTGTCCTGCTCTAATATCCAATCTTCTTTTTCACCATGCCATGAGAAAAGTAAGTGTACCTGACAGAATCTCGAAATCATCAAATATTCTAGAGGTAAAAAAATGCCCTCCCCGGTGTGATTATCCGGATCAGTTGTGAGCTTTCCTTTCGATAACTCCCAAATAGCATAACGCTCGTCAAGTAAATCTAGTTCTGCTTGAATCTTCTTAAAGATACCAATTCCATCATCGTAGATGGCGAGTTCCGTGTTCGTTGCGGTTTTCCGTACCTGCGGCCGGGCACGGCCACGGGCATCGTGTTCCTGACCCTCGAGGCCGAGGCCGGCCCGCTCGACGTAGCAGCCTATTCGAGCGCGAGCGCCCCATCGGTCAGGCAGTACCCTCCCTTCTGAGGGGAAAGGGTGTTTAAAATTCCTAGCCAAACATCTTTGAAAGTTCAGGTACCTGGACAAGCCCGCGCTCACGTCCGGGAGTGCACCGAGAAACTCCCTCCCCTGTCCGTGCTTTTTGCGGACGGGGGAGGGTGGGGTGGGGATCCGGCCGTCACATCGCTGACCAAGGTGGTTCCGAGCCGCGGCGCCTTTACCCCCACCCCGACCCTCCCCCGCTCCGCAGGGGAGGGGACCGGAATCTCGCTCCCCTGCTAGACCGAGACGATGGACGTGACGGGATCAACATCAGTGTTTGATCCCCTTCATCCTACCCTCCCTGAGGGAGAAGGGACTTCTAGATTGTTGAACGCGTCTTCTACAACATCGGCGGTGCAAGAATCTATACCTATACTTTCCACGGGCTCGATGAGTCGGTGTTGACATCGGGGCACCATGATTCTTATGCTTAGATGCATGAGAACGACGCTGACACTCGATGATGACGTTGCGGCGACCTTGGAGTGCTTACGGCGAAGCCGTGAGGACAGTCTAAAGGTCTTGGTGAACGAAGCCCTGCGCCGGGGCCTGCAGCAGCTCAATAAGCGGCCGGAGCAGCGTCATCCGTTTCGGACCACAGCGGTAGCACTTGGGCATTGCCACATCGGAAGCGTCGATTACATCGCGGACGTGCTCGCCCTCGCCGAAGGCGACGCCTTCAATTGATCCTCGTCGACGCCAATCTCCTCATCTACGCCCACGTCAGCACCTTCTCCCAACAAAGAAGGCCCGAGAGTGGCTCGATACATTCGGCAGATTCTCTGGATTGCGTTGGCAGAACCCATTAGCCGCCTGAAACTAAGCATGCGTAGTGCCAGGTCCGCCAGCAGGCTGGGAAGCAGCGTGTGTGTCGAATGCTCTGCCAGTTTTGGTGCACCATGTTCAGGCGACCGGCTGCGCGCCCAAACGCGCTACAACATAAAAATACTCCACCTAGCGAGCGGGGAAATACAGATATGCCGTTGGA
Coding sequences within:
- a CDS encoding ribbon-helix-helix domain-containing protein, translating into MRTTLTLDDDVAATLECLRRSREDSLKVLVNEALRRGLQQLNKRPEQRHPFRTTAVALGHCHIGSVDYIADVLALAEGDAFN